In Argiope bruennichi chromosome X1, qqArgBrue1.1, whole genome shotgun sequence, a single window of DNA contains:
- the LOC129958534 gene encoding sterol O-acyltransferase 1-like, giving the protein MYAILKSRTVAMLSVFMLSAIVHEYIVAISLRFIFPPLFTLFYIAGIIFIFMTRRRTSNFWNFFLWFTLLLGYGLLLVFYSLEMSARINCPRILDSWLDYAVPRFLHCNVISFPV; this is encoded by the exons ATGTACGCT attttgaaaagcaGAACTGTTGCTATGTTGTCAGTTTTTATGCTATCTGCAATTGTTCACGAATATATCGTAGCCATTTCTCTCAGATTTATATTCCCTcctttattcacattattttacATAGCTGGTA ttatattcatttttatgactcGAAGAAGAACCTCAAACTTCTGGAACTTTTTCCTTTGGTTTACTTTGTTGCTAGGATATGGACTTTTACTAGTTTTCTACTCTTTGGAAATGTCTGCCAGGATCAACTGCCCGAGGATTTTA GATTCTTGGCTAGACTATGCAGTTCCTCGGTTTCTCCATTGCAATGTGATATCTTTCCCAGTTTAG